A window of the Gemmatirosa kalamazoonensis genome harbors these coding sequences:
- a CDS encoding RagB/SusD family nutrient uptake outer membrane protein, whose translation MLRYITARRLLPLAALAFAGCTSTGEILSVTDPDIINPTDVQSAAGANAVRLGALARLNVATSGGESLFLLGGLFADEWLNGDSFIARQEIDQRVVTSENNFLRDANYALHRARVGAIQAVDLLKQFAPTAPGWQPAEMYFVQAYTEVLLAEHLCSGIVFSDVVHGEDNYGSPMSTTDALNRALAHADSGLRLVTGTTADDNRVKYALQVTKGRILLDLGQYAAAAAAVTGVPTNFQYVMRHSQATNDNQFWAFNNNARRYTLGNGDGGGINFAAAADPRLPSCVGGDAACRAIGVTSATRDDLGRPITVQMLWTTRDASVAIVSGVEARLIEAEAQLQGNNASGALATLNALRAPTGAGSGGVAGLQPLTDAGSAAARVDQLFRERALWLFGTGHRTGDLRRLIRQYGRPATVFPTGTWQAGLGVKSGNYGTDVTLPIPQAEQNNPNVAGKSACLDRNA comes from the coding sequence ATGCTTCGATACATCACGGCCCGTCGCCTCCTGCCGCTGGCGGCGCTCGCCTTCGCCGGGTGCACGTCGACCGGCGAGATCCTCTCCGTCACCGATCCGGACATCATCAACCCGACGGACGTGCAGTCGGCCGCCGGCGCGAACGCCGTGCGCCTCGGCGCGCTCGCCCGGCTGAACGTCGCGACGTCGGGGGGCGAGAGCCTGTTCCTGCTCGGCGGGCTGTTCGCCGACGAGTGGCTGAACGGCGACTCGTTCATCGCGCGTCAGGAGATCGACCAGCGGGTGGTGACGAGCGAGAACAACTTCCTGCGCGACGCCAACTACGCGCTGCACCGTGCGCGCGTCGGCGCGATCCAGGCGGTCGACCTGCTGAAGCAGTTCGCGCCCACCGCGCCCGGGTGGCAGCCGGCGGAGATGTACTTCGTGCAGGCGTACACCGAGGTCCTGCTGGCCGAGCATCTCTGCTCGGGCATCGTGTTCAGCGACGTCGTGCACGGTGAGGACAACTACGGCAGCCCGATGTCGACGACCGACGCGTTGAACCGCGCGCTCGCGCACGCCGACTCCGGGCTCCGCCTCGTCACCGGCACGACGGCCGACGACAACCGCGTGAAGTACGCGCTCCAGGTCACGAAGGGGCGCATCCTACTCGACCTCGGCCAGTACGCGGCCGCGGCGGCGGCGGTGACCGGCGTGCCGACGAACTTCCAGTACGTCATGCGGCACTCGCAGGCGACGAACGACAACCAGTTCTGGGCGTTCAACAACAACGCGCGGCGCTACACGCTCGGCAACGGCGATGGCGGCGGGATCAACTTCGCCGCCGCGGCCGACCCGCGGCTCCCGTCGTGCGTGGGCGGCGACGCGGCGTGCCGCGCGATCGGCGTGACGTCGGCGACGCGCGACGACCTCGGTCGCCCCATCACGGTGCAGATGCTGTGGACGACGCGCGACGCGTCGGTGGCGATCGTGAGCGGCGTCGAGGCGCGGCTCATCGAGGCCGAGGCGCAGCTGCAGGGCAACAACGCGTCGGGCGCGCTCGCCACGCTGAACGCGCTGCGTGCGCCGACGGGTGCGGGCAGCGGCGGCGTCGCCGGCCTGCAGCCGCTCACCGACGCCGGCAGCGCGGCGGCGCGGGTGGATCAGCTCTTCCGCGAGCGCGCGCTGTGGCTGTTCGGCACGGGCCACCGCACGGGCGACCTGCGGCGCCTCATCCGCCAGTACGGCCGTCCCGCGACCGTCTTCCCGACGGGCACGTGGCAGGCGGGCCTCGGCGTGAAGTCGGGCAACTACGGCACCGACGTCACGCTCCCGATCCCGCAGGCCGAGCAGAACAACCCGAACGTCGCCGGCAAGAGCGCGTGCCTCGATCGGAACGCGTGA